In the genome of Nitrospirota bacterium, the window CTATTTTGAAAGAAAGCAGAAAGTAATTGGTTCCAGGTTCAGGACAAAACTTGTGGTTGCCTTCGTAGGATTGACACTCATTCCCTCCATCCTGCTCTTTGTCGTCTCCAGCCGCCTGATTACCAATTCAATAAACAAGTGGTTTTCCCTGGAAATTCACAAACCCATAAAAGACTCAATGGAAGTAGCAAGGTCCTTCTATACAAGGGAGAGGGAAAGGGCATTAAGCTATGCAAAATCCATCAGTTCGGGAACAGGCGAATTCATGGAAGCACTTCCGGAAAGAAGTGCTCCATTCACTGATAAATCCTATAGGGTTATCAGGCTAAAAAAGCCTGACGGCTCTGATATTGTCAAAAACGCCTTCAATGGAACAGCAGACACAGAAGTAATATCAGTCGAGGCTGGCGATGTAATAAGAGCTGCAGCGCCTGTCCGCACAGAAGACGGCATATCAGGGGTCGTGGTGGTTGAGACAGTCCTGCCCAGAGGCATCGTTAATAAAATGGAGGCCATACGAAGGGCGCATAATGAGTACAGCCAGCTTGAGACCTTTCAAAGCCCTATCAAGCTCTTATACTTTCTTGTCCTCACCATTGCAACCCTTTTGATTGTTTTTTTAGCCCTCTGGGTCTCCCTGAGGATAGCAAAAGGCATTACTGTGCCAATAAAAGAACTTGCAGAAGCAACAAATGCAGTTGCCCACGGAAATATGGACTTCAGGATCGATACAAAACGGGAAGACGAAATAGGATTTCTTATAGATTCCTTCAACAGTATGGTCGAAGAATTAAAAGATGGAAAGCGGTCTCTTGAGCACGCATATATAGAATCGGACAGGAGAAGGCTCAGCATGGAAGCAATCCTTGAAAATATCAACACCGGGGTTATCTTCCTGGAGAATTCGGGAAGGGTTGTAACTATAAACAATGCGGCTTGCTCTATACTTAACCTCAACAGCTCTGATACTATCGGGAAAAGTTATAAAGAAATTCTTGAGCTAATAAAATCCGAAGACCTGAACCCTATGATTAAGAGGCTCGGCGAAAAGGATTCCAGCAGTGTTGAAAAAGAAATCCATGCACATATAAATGGAAGACCTGTTACATTGAGGATATATCTGACTGCTTTAAAGGACTCCAGAGGGGAAGCAATAGGCACCCTTGTTGTCTTTGATGACCTGACAGAAATCATAAAAGCCCAGAAGGCCCTTGCCTGGCAGGAAGTCGCAAAGAGAATTGCACATGAGATTAAAAACCCCCTCACCCCCATAAAGCTCTCCACAGAACGAATAATGAAAAAATGGGATGAAAAGGCCGGGGATTTTGAAGAGGTTCTGAAACGGGCTACAAGGACAATAGTCAAGGAGGTGGATGGGCTCAGGGGCCTTGTGGATGAATTCTCAAGATTCGGAAAACTCCCTATAATAAATCCTGTCTCATGCAACATAAACTCGGTAGTAGAAGAGGTGGTTGACCTCTATAAGGACTTCAAAGACATCACAATCATTACATTCCTTGAAGATATCCCGAAGATTGAAGTCGACAGGGAGCAGATAAAAAGGGCATTGATAAATCTTATAGATAATGCTATTCAGGCAAAGGCAGAAAGAATACTGCTGAATACATATTACGAGCCTGCTGTTGGACTTGCAAAGATAGAGGTTATTGACGATGGCACAGGCATAAAAGAAGAGGATAAAGACAAGCTATTTCTTCCTTATTTTTCCACAAAAAAGGGTGGCACCGGCCTCGGTCTTGCGATGGTCAACAGGATAATCACAGAACACCGCGGATACATACGGGTCAAAGACAATGAGCCTGAGGGGACCCGTTTTATTATAGAATTGCCTTTAAAGAGATAGGAGACTGAAATGACAAAGGCTACAGTGCTTGTAGTAGATGACGAAGAAAGCATCCTTGAGACCCTTTCAGGGATACTCGAAGATGAAGGTTATGAGGTAATCACAGCCTCATCCGGAGAAGAGGCTATAACCAAAGTCACAGAGTATGCCCCTGAACTGATTATTCTTGATGTATGGATGCCAGGGATAGACGGCATCGAAACCCTCAAAACAGTCAAGGGGCTTAATAACGACTCAATGGTAATAATGATCTCGGGGCATGGCAGTATTGACATTGCCGTGAAGGCGACAAAGCTTGGCGCCTATGACTTTCTCGAAAAACCACTTTCACTCGAAAAAGTTCTCATCCTCGTAAAAAGGGCATTAGAAAAGCAACACCTCGAAAAAGAAAACATAGCCCTGAGGCACAGCATGATCGAGGCATGGGAAATAATCGGTGAAAGCCAAAAAATGACGGCCCTCAGAGATGAAATAGCAAAAGCAGGCCCGTCTCAGAGCAGGGTCCTTATTTTAGGTGAAAGCGGAACTGGAAAGGAGCTGGTAGCGAGGGCGCTTCATGCAGCAAGTGACAGGAAAGACAGGCCAT includes:
- a CDS encoding HAMP domain-containing protein produces the protein MKNIKGILIVFAIFVITFIVTILQLKYLGIKEGPLFSKVALLIFININILSLLLLIFFVTRGLSKLYFERKQKVIGSRFRTKLVVAFVGLTLIPSILLFVVSSRLITNSINKWFSLEIHKPIKDSMEVARSFYTRERERALSYAKSISSGTGEFMEALPERSAPFTDKSYRVIRLKKPDGSDIVKNAFNGTADTEVISVEAGDVIRAAAPVRTEDGISGVVVVETVLPRGIVNKMEAIRRAHNEYSQLETFQSPIKLLYFLVLTIATLLIVFLALWVSLRIAKGITVPIKELAEATNAVAHGNMDFRIDTKREDEIGFLIDSFNSMVEELKDGKRSLEHAYIESDRRRLSMEAILENINTGVIFLENSGRVVTINNAACSILNLNSSDTIGKSYKEILELIKSEDLNPMIKRLGEKDSSSVEKEIHAHINGRPVTLRIYLTALKDSRGEAIGTLVVFDDLTEIIKAQKALAWQEVAKRIAHEIKNPLTPIKLSTERIMKKWDEKAGDFEEVLKRATRTIVKEVDGLRGLVDEFSRFGKLPIINPVSCNINSVVEEVVDLYKDFKDITIITFLEDIPKIEVDREQIKRALINLIDNAIQAKAERILLNTYYEPAVGLAKIEVIDDGTGIKEEDKDKLFLPYFSTKKGGTGLGLAMVNRIITEHRGYIRVKDNEPEGTRFIIELPLKR